A window of Argopecten irradians isolate NY chromosome 1, Ai_NY, whole genome shotgun sequence contains these coding sequences:
- the LOC138330441 gene encoding mannosyl-oligosaccharide 1,2-alpha-mannosidase IA-like — MAASGILPTTQQRYVNGVPLSTARKTLRMKEKYVILLVFVTFGSVCFGAIFFLPDLRERVNVSEMRKHMQNVDTIIFPKPGEGGDNLSPGKGKILRHDNNGIDSHKIDDKERLRKQMEIQWEQEKMAEAVAKRLNMSKDDTKKVQGEILGEKERILQKKKEIEDQQKEEEMEKLKEVQKDHEGGFGAKGGEPKDAQAAERREEIRQMMLHAWNNYVKHSWGANELRPISKRGHSASIFGTLSLGATIVDAADTLYIMGLEEEYKKARDWIATSLTFEGSSELSVFETNIRFVGGLLSLYGLTGDQVYKTKAKNIADKLLPAFKTATGIPQSMVNTKTGSSRNWGWASGGCSILAEFGSFHLEFAYLTEITGDQTYLEKVMKIRETLNSLEKPNGLYPNYLNPRTGRWGQQHTSIGALGDSFYEYLLKSWILSGKKDTQAREMYDAAVRAIDEKLVKTSQGGLRYVAEFKSGRIENKMDHLGCFSGGMFALGAEGSDNAEKYLKLGADITNTCHESYDRSATKLGPEAFRFDGNTEAKSIRQNEKYYILRPEVIEGYFYMWRITKEQKYRDWAWEAAQALNKHCRVEGGFSGVRDVYQEKPSLDDVQQSFFLAETLKYLYLIFSDDDLIPLDKWVFNTEAHPFPVKAA; from the exons ATGGCAGCCAGTGGAATACTCCCAACCACACAGCAGAGATACGTTAACGGTGTTCCGCTGTCCACTGCTCGTAAAACACTCAGGATGAAGGAAAAATACGTTATTTTGTTGGTATTTGTCACATTTGGATCCGTATGTTTTGGAGCCATTTTCTTTTTACCCGATCTTAGAGAAAGAGTAAATGTAAGTGAGATGAGAAAACACATGCAGAATGTGGATACAATAATATTCCCTAAGCCTGGAGAAGGCGGTGACAATTTGTCTCCCGGAAAGGGAAAAATTCTTCGTCATGATAATAATGGTATAGATTCCCATAAAATAGACGATAAAGAACGACTTCGTAAACAAATGGAAATACAATGGGAACAGGAAAAGATGGCAGAAGCGGTCGCTAAGAGACTCAACATGTCAAAGGACGACACTAAAAAGGTGCAGGGAGAGATCCTTGGGGAGAAAGAAAGAATTTTACAGAAAAAGAAAGAGATAGAGGATCAACAGAAAGAAGAAGAAATGGAGAAGCTGAAGGAGGTTCAGAAAGACCATGAAGGGGGCTTTGGAGCTAAGGGTGGAGAGCCAAAAGATGCACAAGCTGCAGAAAGGAGAGAAGAAATCCGACAG ATGATGCTCCATGCTTGGAACAATTACGTGAAGCATTCTTGGGGTGCAAATGAACTTCGTCCCATCTCCAAACGAGGACACAGTGCCAGTATATTTGGAACTCTTAGTCTAGGAGCTACCATTGTAGATGCTGCCGACACCTTATATATCATGGGACTAGAAGAAGAGTACAAGAAAGCTAGAGACTGGATTGCAACCTCTCTGACATTTGAAGGG TCCTCTGAGCTGTCGGTGTTTGAGACCAACATCAGATTTGTGGGTGGACTGTTGTCACTGTATGGATTAACTGGAGACCAG GTGTACAAGACTAAAGCGAAAAATATTGCTGATAAGCTTTTACCTGCTTTTAAAACAGCAACAGGAATTCCACAATCTATGGTTAACACAAAAAC AGGAAGCAGTCGTAACTGGGGCTGGGCGTCCGGAGGCTGCTCCATCCTGGCAGAATTTGGATCGTTCCATCTTGAGTTTGCCTATTTAACTGagatcactggtgaccagactTATCTTGAAAAG GTTATGAAGATTCGTGAGACTCTGAATTCATTAGAAAAACCAAATGGTCTCTATCCAAACTACTTGAACCCCCGTACAGGCCGCTGGGGACAAC AGCACACATCCATCGGGGCACTGGGAGACAGCTTCTATGAGTACCTGTTGAAGTCGTGGATTCTGTCTGGGAAGAAGGATACTCAGGCACGTGAGATGTACGACGCAGCAGTTAGG GCGATTGATGAGAAGCTTGTAAAGACATCACAAGGTGGCCTGCGGTATGTAGCAGAGTTTAAGTCGGGCCGCATAGAAAACAAGATGGACCATTTGGGCTGTTTCAGCG GAGGAATGTTTGCCTTGGGTGCTGAAGGATCGGACAACGCAGAGAAATACCTCAAGCTTGGAGCTGACATAACCAACACATGTCACGAGTCATATGATCGCTCAG CCACAAAGCTTGGTCCCGAGGCTTTCCGTTTTGATGGTAACACAGAAGCCAAATCAATCCGACAGAATGAGAAGTACTACATCCTGCGTCCGGAAGTGATAGAAGGTTACTTTTATATGTGGAGGATTACTAAGGAACAGAAGTATCGTGACTGGGCCTGGGAGGCTGCTCAG GCACTAAACAAGCACTGTCGAGTAGAAGGTGGATTTTCAGGCGTGCGTGATGTGTACCAAGAGAAGCCATCATTGGATGATGTGCAGCAAAGCTTCTTCCTGGCAGAGACACTAAAATATCTCTATCTGATATTCTCCGATGATGACCTCATTCCTCTGGACAAATGGGTGTTTAACACAGAGGCCCACCCCTTCCCTGTTAAAGCTGCATAG
- the LOC138330455 gene encoding GSK3B-interacting protein-like, whose protein sequence is MVDVDEENFTLRIEAQEVVKEVAYAVDYVEIAKELPNGDKVIHLNLRTQEEQEFSVELTDQGFRVVGNKFNTVDEKVTSQYFETIYALLDHHSPKYRKSFGDALLRKLENLQMSRGDSDEENSTENSEKSKDS, encoded by the exons ATGGTGGACGTCGACGAAGAAAACTTTACTCTGCGAATAGAGgcacaagaagttgttaaagAGGTAGCGTACGCTGTTGACTACGTAGAAATAGCAAAAGAACTTCCAAATGGTGACAAAGTAATTCATCTAAATCTCAGGACACAAGAGGAACAGGAGTTCAGCGTGGAACTCACTGACCAAGGCTTCAGG GTTGTGGGTAACAAGTTTAATACGGTGGATGAAAAGGTCACTTCCCAGTACTTTGAGACTATCTATGCATTGTTGGATCATCATAGCCCTAAGTACAGAAAGTCGTTTGGAGATGCCCTTCTACGAAAACTAGAAAACCTACAGATGTCTAGAGGGGATTCCGATGAGGAGAATAGTACAGAAAACAGTGAAAAATCCAAAGATTCTTAG